Proteins from one Aspergillus nidulans FGSC A4 chromosome VIII genomic window:
- a CDS encoding Dabb family protein (transcript_id=CADANIAT00001420), whose amino-acid sequence MPITHIVMFQVKQGLSAETVNDLCLRMLSLKDKCIHPVSQKPYIISSSGGIDNSPEGMQNGITHAFVVEFANEEDRAYYLEKDPAHLEFVGSLKDVIEKAQVVDFTNGVF is encoded by the exons ATGCCCATCACGCACATTGTTATGTTCCAAGTCAAGCAGGGCCTCAGCGCCGAAACCGTCAACGAC CTGTGTTTGCGGATGCTGTCCCTCAAAGACAAATGCATCCACCCTGTTTCCCAGAAGCCGTATATTATTTCCTCATCCGGTGGCATAGATAACTCCCCCGAAGGGATGCAG AACGGTATCACGCACGCTTTTGTGGTTGAGTTCGCCAATGAAGAGGACAGGGCTTATTATCTCGAGAAGGACCCTGCGCATCTGGAATTTGTGGGCAGTTTGAAGGACGTAATTGAGAAGGCGCAGGTCGTCGACTTCACCAACGGTGTGTTTTGA
- a CDS encoding class I SAM-dependent methyltransferase (transcript_id=CADANIAT00001421): protein MLPSPRPGHLASFLRPWSMIWMSICPLTLFFLTQTDIIHKPSGFITFEDTTVVPSLVHAASGLVLELGPGPGNQIHRFGTAGVTFIYGVEPNSLFKEGIDAKLRKHGLSVNYKLILCGVEDSDVLRDEGISEGSLDAVLCIQVLCAVKDPKSVMKEVWKLLKPGGRFIFWEHGESRDRLTGTVQALTNPAWNTFVGCHLTRRVKADILHSGEWENPGDIEEPEEPASLLPRI from the exons ATGCTACCAAGCCCAAGGCCAGGCCATCTTGCTTCCTTTCTTCGTCCATGGAGCATGATCTGGATGTCCATCTGCC CCCTCACCTTGTTTTTTCTTACACAGACTGACATCATCCACAAACCATCTGGCTTTATTACATTTGAAGACACTACCGTGGTTCCCTCGCTCGTCCATGCCGCCAGCGGCCTTGTTCTCGAACTGGGCCCAGGACCCGGTAACCAGATTCACCGGTTTGGCACTGCTGGTGTCACATTTATCTACGGCGTTGAACCTAATAGCCTCTTTAAAGAAGGAATTGATGCTAAGTTACGAAAACATGGGTTATCAGTTAACTATAAGCTAATCCTTTGCGGGGTTGAAGATAGCGATGTCTTGAGAGATGAGGGAATAAGCGAGGGGAGTCTGGACGCTGTGCTTTGCATCCAGGTTCTCTGTGCGGTCAAGGATCCAAAAAGTGTCATGAAGGAGGTGTGGAAGTTATTGAAGCCTGGAGGAAGGTTTATTTTCTGGGAGCATGGAGAGAGCAGAGACCGGTTGACGGGTACAGTGCAAG CACTCACAAATCCCGCCTGGAACACATTTGTCGGATGTCACTTAACCCGGAGGGTAAAGGCCGATATTCTGCACAGTGGAGAGTGGGAGAATCCAGGCGATATAGAGGAACCAGAAGAGCCGGCTAGTCTTCTGCCTCGGATTTAG
- a CDS encoding uncharacterized protein (transcript_id=CADANIAT00001422), whose amino-acid sequence MRTWSINYLFAPGAEGSLDNSPAKVCQSASYEIQSLEKAFIRSATRAI is encoded by the exons ATGCGAA CTTGGTCTATCAACTACCTGTTTGCCcctggagctgaaggctCGCTGGATAATTCTCCCGCTAAAGTATGCCAGTCGGCCAGTTATGAAATACAAAGCTTGGAAAAGGCCTTTATCAGGTCAGCGACGCGGGCAATTTGA
- a CDS encoding protein ndxA (transcript_id=CADANIAT00001423), protein MPTETKSVRVGVAVFALSPENKFILGKRIGSHGADTWGLPGGHLEFGESWEECAARELIEETGVHVDKNSVQYLTATNDVFEKDGKHYVTIFVGVRVDGGQEPEIKEQLKCAEWRWVSWEELADDRKKQVEADQAKRETEGKKLFVPLLSLFEQRCGFQPVLN, encoded by the exons ATGCCCACAGAGACAAAATCCGTTCGCGTTGGCGTCGCTGTTTTCGCCCTCAGCCCCGAAAACAAGTTCATCCTGGGCAAGAGGATCGGCTCTCATGGCGCAG ACACATGGGGTCTCCCCGGCGGACACCTCGAATTCGGCGAGTCCTGGGAAGAGTGCGCGGCTCGCGAATTAATAGAAGAAACGGGGGTACATGTCGATAAGAACTCAGTTCAGTACCTTACCGCGACAAACGATGTCTTTGAGAAGGACGGGAAGCACTACGTTACTATATTTGTGGGGGTAAGAGTCGATGGAGGCCAGGAGCCTGAAATCAAGGAGCAACTCAAGTGTGCCGAGTGGAGGTGGGTGAGCTGGGAAGAGCTCGCCGATGACCGGAAAAAGCAGGTCGAAGCTGATCAGGCGAAAAGGGAAACAGAGGGGAAGAAGTTGTTCGTGCCGCTGTTGAGTCTGTTTGAGCAGAGATGCGGTTTTCAGCCTGTTTTGAACTGA